One Amycolatopsis sp. NBC_00355 genomic window carries:
- a CDS encoding epoxide hydrolase family protein → MPRSPSDVRAFEAHAPDADLDELRARLAAARLPEAETIRGAAPGPRRWDQGVPLADLVDVVDYWRTGYDWRSFEERLDRIGQFRTTIDDLGIHFLHRRSARADATPLIVTHGWPGSIAEFADVVDELADPEDAAAPAFHVVVPSLPGFGYSDKPATTGWGTEKIAAAWVELMGRLGYRRFAAHGGDWGGNITTVLAGRFPAHVLGIHTTFAEGPPGLTTDGLTAVERAWTEETRHFWRHRAAYAKQQATRPQTIGYSLVDSPVGLLAWILDKFAEWSDTEDSPFETISLDRVLDDVTLYWLTRTGASAARIYYESHNSLDPGLRVDVPSAITVYPRDIEKYPRAWARERYRRIVRWTEPGTGGHFPSLEVPGYFVEDLREGLAAVLAADR, encoded by the coding sequence ATGCCCCGTTCACCCAGCGACGTGCGGGCGTTCGAAGCCCACGCGCCCGACGCCGACCTCGACGAACTGCGTGCGCGACTGGCCGCGGCGCGCCTGCCGGAGGCCGAGACGATCCGGGGCGCCGCGCCCGGTCCCCGCCGATGGGACCAGGGCGTTCCGCTCGCCGACCTCGTCGACGTCGTGGACTACTGGCGCACCGGGTACGACTGGCGGTCGTTCGAAGAGCGCCTCGACCGGATCGGCCAGTTCCGCACGACCATCGACGATCTGGGAATCCACTTCCTGCACCGCCGATCCGCGCGCGCGGACGCCACTCCGCTGATCGTGACGCACGGCTGGCCGGGCAGCATCGCCGAGTTCGCCGACGTGGTGGACGAGCTGGCGGATCCGGAGGACGCGGCCGCGCCGGCGTTCCACGTCGTGGTCCCGTCGCTGCCCGGCTTCGGTTACAGCGACAAGCCCGCCACCACCGGGTGGGGAACCGAAAAGATCGCGGCCGCGTGGGTGGAACTGATGGGACGGCTCGGCTACCGCAGGTTCGCCGCGCACGGCGGCGACTGGGGCGGCAACATCACCACGGTTCTCGCCGGCCGGTTCCCGGCGCACGTTCTCGGCATCCACACGACGTTCGCGGAAGGACCGCCCGGGTTGACCACGGACGGGCTGACGGCGGTCGAACGCGCGTGGACCGAGGAAACCCGCCATTTCTGGCGCCACCGCGCGGCGTACGCGAAGCAGCAGGCGACCCGGCCGCAGACCATCGGCTACTCGCTCGTCGACTCACCGGTCGGGCTGCTCGCCTGGATCCTCGACAAGTTCGCCGAGTGGTCGGACACCGAAGACAGCCCGTTCGAGACGATTTCCCTCGACCGCGTTCTCGACGACGTCACCCTGTACTGGCTGACGAGGACCGGCGCGTCCGCGGCCCGCATCTACTACGAAAGCCACAACTCGCTCGATCCCGGGCTCCGGGTCGACGTCCCGTCGGCGATCACCGTGTATCCCCGCGACATCGAGAAGTACCCGCGCGCTTGGGCGCGGGAGCGGTACCGGCGGATCGTCCGGTGGACGGAGCCCGGAACCGGGGGACATTTCCCGTCGCTGGAGGTGCCCGGGTATTTCGTCGAAGATCTGCGAGAGGGCCTCGCGGCCGTGCTCGCCGCCGATCGGTGA
- a CDS encoding LysE family translocator — MTWSVYGSYLLIVVLIVLAPGPDTMVMLKNALSGGFRGGLLASLGIVTGNVVQGSAAALGLGVLIAKSQPVFLTLKWIGAAYLVFLGFQALRGAFRGNYDVVEQTQQRRPGGGFRRFREGFLSNITNPKVLVLYLSVLPQFLDPGRTTTWDALALAYTVAVIGGLWLLVLLVFVHRVRAWLGRRRVRRTLDGVTGTALVGFGAALALES; from the coding sequence GTGACGTGGAGTGTGTACGGCAGTTACCTGCTCATCGTGGTCCTGATCGTGCTCGCGCCGGGGCCGGACACGATGGTGATGCTGAAGAACGCCCTCTCCGGCGGTTTCCGGGGCGGGCTGCTCGCCTCGCTCGGGATCGTCACCGGGAACGTCGTGCAGGGCAGCGCCGCCGCGCTCGGGCTCGGCGTGCTCATCGCGAAGTCGCAGCCGGTGTTCCTCACCCTCAAGTGGATCGGCGCGGCGTACCTCGTCTTCCTCGGTTTCCAGGCGCTGCGCGGCGCGTTCCGCGGGAACTACGACGTCGTCGAGCAGACGCAGCAGCGCCGTCCCGGCGGCGGTTTCCGGCGGTTCCGCGAAGGGTTCCTCTCCAACATCACCAACCCGAAGGTGCTCGTGCTGTACCTGTCGGTGCTGCCGCAGTTCCTCGACCCCGGTCGCACGACGACCTGGGACGCGCTCGCGCTGGCCTACACCGTCGCCGTGATCGGCGGGCTGTGGCTGCTGGTGCTGCTGGTGTTCGTGCACCGCGTGCGCGCCTGGCTGGGCCGCCGCCGGGTCCGCCGGACGCTGGACGGCGTCACCGGCACCGCGCTGGTCGGGTTCGGCGCCGCCCTCGCCCTGGAGTCCTGA
- a CDS encoding nuclear transport factor 2 family protein produces MQPRDLVEHALDLLLKHDMAGFAGLWAEDGVLEFPFAAPGYPARVEGREAIADYLRGYPDLLDVRAIAAKTVHETADPAVVVVEMTVAGVVVATRKPYELSYIAVLTVADGEIRHYRDYWSPLAAAELMGGVDELTAAFAGSDRG; encoded by the coding sequence GTGCAGCCACGCGATCTTGTCGAGCACGCACTCGACCTGCTGCTGAAGCACGACATGGCCGGGTTCGCCGGGCTCTGGGCCGAGGACGGCGTCCTCGAGTTCCCGTTCGCCGCGCCGGGCTACCCGGCTCGTGTCGAGGGCCGCGAGGCCATCGCCGACTACCTGCGCGGCTACCCGGACCTCCTGGATGTCCGGGCGATCGCGGCGAAGACCGTCCACGAGACCGCCGACCCGGCCGTGGTGGTCGTGGAAATGACCGTCGCGGGAGTCGTCGTCGCGACGCGGAAGCCGTACGAGCTGTCCTACATCGCCGTGCTGACCGTGGCGGACGGCGAAATCCGGCACTACCGCGACTACTGGAGCCCGCTGGCCGCGGCCGAGCTGATGGGCGGCGTCGACGAGCTGACGGCGGCGTTCGCCGGGAGTGACCGTGGCTGA
- a CDS encoding alpha/beta hydrolase family protein — MKQLMFTEDPQFWFETLRLFGHAAYGGSDFGEVLAAASKVTPGDYDSWHDAYRGLADRLYAEAADASPVTARDLLLRASTYYFSADFFLHGDPADPRIAAAYDRSVECFRRAAVAEPVEIPYEGTTLQGYFYRAPGASPKPVVLMHSGFDGSAEELHFFGAASGAERGYHVLTFDGPGQPSAMHRDKLVFRPDWEHVVTPVVDFVLGLDGVDPERIALLGVSLGGVLAPRAAAFEPRLAAVVAVDGVYDAGSAVTSMLPWDREEIVRRANAEHDEEFDAFLAAGRQASSTLRWACDHGRYVLGAATDREFVAKYLEYTLEGGFAEKIACPTLICEAADDLFFGGETETEPRRLYSHVTAPKTLLTFTAEEGADAHCHVGAQRLAVGRIYDWLDRTL, encoded by the coding sequence ATGAAGCAGCTCATGTTCACCGAGGACCCGCAGTTCTGGTTCGAGACCCTGCGCCTGTTCGGCCACGCGGCCTACGGCGGCTCGGACTTCGGCGAGGTGCTCGCGGCGGCGTCGAAGGTGACGCCGGGGGACTACGACAGCTGGCACGACGCCTACCGCGGCCTGGCCGACCGGCTGTACGCCGAGGCGGCCGACGCGAGCCCGGTCACCGCGCGGGACCTGCTGCTGCGCGCGTCGACCTACTACTTCTCGGCGGACTTCTTCCTGCACGGCGACCCGGCGGACCCGCGGATCGCGGCGGCCTACGACCGCAGCGTCGAATGCTTCCGGCGTGCGGCCGTCGCCGAGCCGGTCGAAATCCCGTACGAGGGAACCACCCTGCAGGGCTACTTCTACCGCGCTCCCGGCGCGAGCCCGAAGCCGGTTGTCCTGATGCACAGCGGTTTCGACGGCAGCGCCGAGGAACTCCACTTCTTCGGCGCGGCGTCCGGCGCCGAGCGCGGCTACCACGTGCTGACCTTCGACGGCCCCGGCCAGCCGAGCGCGATGCACCGCGACAAGCTCGTGTTCCGGCCGGACTGGGAGCACGTCGTGACGCCGGTGGTGGACTTCGTGCTGGGCCTCGACGGCGTCGACCCGGAGCGGATCGCGCTCCTGGGCGTCAGCCTGGGCGGCGTGCTCGCCCCGCGCGCCGCGGCGTTCGAACCACGCCTGGCGGCGGTGGTCGCGGTCGACGGCGTCTACGACGCGGGCTCCGCGGTGACGTCGATGCTGCCGTGGGACCGCGAGGAGATCGTCCGCCGCGCGAACGCCGAGCACGACGAGGAGTTCGACGCGTTCCTCGCCGCCGGCCGGCAGGCCAGCTCGACCCTGCGCTGGGCGTGCGACCACGGCCGCTACGTCCTGGGCGCGGCGACCGACCGCGAGTTCGTCGCGAAGTACCTCGAGTACACCCTCGAAGGCGGCTTCGCGGAGAAGATCGCGTGCCCGACGCTGATCTGCGAAGCGGCGGACGACCTGTTCTTCGGCGGTGAGACGGAAACCGAGCCGCGCCGGCTGTACTCGCACGTGACCGCGCCGAAGACGTTGCTGACGTTCACGGCGGAGGAAGGCGCGGACGCCCACTGCCACGTCGGCGCCCAGCGCCTCGCGGTCGGCCGGATCTACGACTGGCTGGACCGCACGCTCTGA
- a CDS encoding NmrA family NAD(P)-binding protein, which yields MADVLVLGGTGTTGGRVVAGLREIGVTARAATRKASEPGQVRFDWTDRGTHTEALRDVDAVYLLAPIGEAEPARLVEPFLADALDAGVRRVVLLSSSAVTEDSPGLGELQRLVRAAPEWTVLKPSWFMQNFTGEHLVAQGVRDGEIVTATGDARVAFVDAGDIAAVAVRALTDAEPHNTEHVLTGPSAVSYAEAAEIVAAHTGRPVRHRAVSTAEFAARLTAYGIPEAFAAVLAALDEDVRRGTEDRVTPAVEQVTGRPARSFRTFVMEEIR from the coding sequence GTGGCTGACGTCCTGGTCCTCGGCGGCACCGGCACGACCGGCGGCCGGGTGGTCGCGGGCCTGCGGGAAATCGGCGTCACCGCCAGGGCGGCCACCCGCAAGGCGAGCGAACCCGGCCAGGTCCGGTTCGACTGGACCGACCGCGGCACGCACACCGAGGCGCTCCGCGACGTCGATGCCGTGTACCTGCTCGCCCCGATCGGCGAGGCCGAGCCCGCGCGGCTGGTCGAACCGTTCCTGGCGGACGCGCTCGACGCCGGCGTCCGCCGGGTGGTGCTGCTCAGCTCGTCCGCCGTCACCGAGGACTCGCCCGGGCTCGGCGAACTGCAGCGCCTGGTACGCGCGGCGCCGGAATGGACCGTGCTGAAGCCGTCGTGGTTCATGCAGAACTTCACCGGCGAGCACCTGGTCGCCCAGGGCGTGCGGGACGGCGAGATCGTCACCGCGACCGGCGACGCCCGGGTCGCGTTCGTCGACGCCGGCGACATCGCGGCGGTCGCCGTCCGCGCGCTGACCGACGCCGAACCGCACAACACCGAACACGTGCTCACCGGCCCTTCGGCGGTGAGCTACGCCGAGGCCGCCGAGATCGTCGCCGCGCACACCGGACGTCCGGTGCGGCACCGCGCGGTGAGCACCGCGGAGTTCGCCGCGCGGCTGACGGCGTACGGCATTCCCGAAGCCTTCGCCGCCGTTCTCGCCGCGCTCGACGAGGACGTCCGCCGCGGCACCGAAGACCGTGTCACCCCGGCCGTCGAGCAGGTCACCGGCCGGCCCGCCCGCTCGTTCCGCACCTTTGTGATGGAGGAAATCCGATGA
- the murA gene encoding UDP-N-acetylglucosamine 1-carboxyvinyltransferase, translating into MSEHFDVHGGARLVGEVDVVGAKNSVLKLMAAALLAEGTTTITNCPQILDVPLMGDVLRSVGCEVVIEGDTATITTPAELSYRADSAAMGKLRASVCVLGPLVGRLKQAVVALPGGDAIGSRPLDMHQNGLRKLGATSTIEHGCVVAKAETLVGAQIWLDFPSVGATENILMAAVLAEGTTVIDNCAREPEIVDICTMLVEMGAKVEGAGTSTLTVHGVEQLHPTQHSVIGDRIVGATWAFAASMTRGDLTVRGVNPHHLDLVLDKLQLAGAEVTTFGDKGFRIVQAERPQAVDWVTLPYPGFATDLQPFAVALSAVSEGTSMITENVYEARFRFIEEMIRLSGDTRTDGHHAVVRGVERLSSAPVWASDIRAGAGLVLAGLCADGVTEVWDVFHIDRGYPHFVENLNRLGARIERVSGEPART; encoded by the coding sequence ATGAGCGAGCACTTCGACGTGCATGGCGGAGCCCGGCTGGTCGGCGAGGTCGACGTGGTCGGGGCCAAGAACAGCGTGCTGAAACTGATGGCCGCCGCCCTCCTCGCGGAGGGCACCACGACCATCACGAACTGCCCGCAGATCCTCGACGTCCCGCTGATGGGCGACGTGCTGCGGAGCGTCGGCTGCGAGGTCGTCATCGAGGGCGACACGGCCACCATCACCACGCCGGCCGAGCTGTCCTACCGCGCCGACTCGGCGGCGATGGGCAAGCTGCGCGCGTCCGTCTGCGTGCTGGGACCGCTGGTCGGCCGGCTGAAGCAGGCCGTCGTGGCGCTGCCGGGCGGTGACGCGATCGGCTCGCGGCCGCTGGACATGCACCAGAACGGCCTGCGCAAGCTGGGCGCGACGAGCACCATCGAGCACGGCTGCGTCGTCGCGAAGGCCGAGACGCTGGTCGGCGCGCAGATCTGGCTGGACTTCCCGAGCGTCGGCGCGACCGAGAACATCCTGATGGCCGCGGTGCTGGCCGAGGGCACCACGGTGATCGACAACTGCGCGCGTGAGCCCGAGATCGTCGACATCTGCACGATGCTCGTGGAGATGGGCGCGAAGGTCGAGGGCGCCGGGACGTCGACGCTGACCGTGCACGGCGTGGAGCAGCTGCACCCGACCCAGCACAGTGTGATCGGCGACCGGATCGTGGGCGCGACCTGGGCGTTCGCGGCGTCGATGACCCGCGGCGACCTGACCGTGCGCGGCGTCAACCCGCACCACCTCGACCTGGTGCTCGACAAGCTCCAGCTGGCCGGCGCCGAAGTCACCACCTTCGGGGACAAGGGTTTCCGCATCGTGCAGGCCGAACGGCCGCAGGCGGTCGACTGGGTCACGCTGCCCTACCCCGGTTTCGCGACCGACCTGCAGCCGTTCGCGGTCGCGCTGTCGGCGGTGTCCGAGGGCACCTCGATGATCACCGAGAACGTCTACGAGGCGCGGTTCCGGTTCATCGAGGAGATGATCCGGCTTTCGGGCGACACCCGCACCGACGGCCACCACGCGGTGGTCCGCGGCGTCGAACGGCTCTCCAGCGCGCCGGTCTGGGCGTCGGACATCCGCGCGGGCGCCGGGCTGGTGCTGGCCGGGCTGTGCGCGGACGGCGTCACCGAGGTCTGGGACGTCTTCCACATCGACCGCGGCTACCCGCACTTCGTCGAGAACCTGAACCGCCTGGGCGCGCGCATCGAGCGCGTCAGCGGCGAGCCGGCCCGCACGTAG
- a CDS encoding cob(I)yrinic acid a,c-diamide adenosyltransferase gives MVVRINRVYTKVGDNGTTALGDGSRVPKTSPRLGAYADTDEANSVIGLAVALGALPAEITDVLRMLQNDLFDVGADLCLPIQDDPPYPPLRITEKYLERLEGWCDDFNDRLPKLTSFILPGGTPGAAFLHQARTVSRRAERSAWELYEAEPATTNPIALKYLNRLSDLLFILARLANPEGDVLWQPGGQPS, from the coding sequence ATGGTCGTTCGCATCAACCGCGTGTACACCAAGGTCGGCGACAACGGCACGACGGCGCTCGGCGACGGGTCGCGCGTGCCCAAGACGTCCCCGCGCCTGGGCGCCTACGCCGACACCGACGAGGCCAACTCGGTCATCGGGCTGGCCGTCGCGCTGGGCGCGCTGCCGGCCGAGATCACGGACGTCCTGCGCATGCTGCAGAACGACCTCTTCGACGTCGGCGCCGACCTCTGCCTGCCGATCCAGGACGACCCGCCGTACCCGCCGCTGCGCATCACCGAGAAGTACCTGGAGCGGCTCGAAGGCTGGTGCGACGACTTCAACGACCGCCTGCCGAAGCTGACGTCGTTCATCCTGCCGGGCGGCACCCCGGGCGCGGCGTTCCTGCACCAGGCGCGCACGGTGTCGCGGCGGGCCGAGCGCTCGGCGTGGGAGCTCTACGAGGCCGAGCCGGCGACGACGAACCCGATCGCGCTCAAGTACCTGAACCGGCTCTCGGACCTGCTGTTCATCCTCGCCCGGCTGGCCAACCCCGAGGGTGACGTGCTGTGGCAGCCGGGCGGGCAGCCCTCCTAG
- a CDS encoding CGNR zinc finger domain-containing protein — translation MPAGFPDFRLGTVLATSFTGTLSERHGEAVERVPTPHRLVDWLAVSGLAVDSCTAAQLELARELREAIHAAATAAATRDALPASAVRVINDRSAGGRAAAVLTPEGTRRWQLGSASRVEDALGVIAADAISVIAGERDGKLALCASPTCRAAFFDTSQSRTRRWCDMNTCGNRQKKARFLANQRKKTGSPQ, via the coding sequence ATGCCTGCCGGGTTCCCCGACTTCCGCCTCGGTACCGTGCTGGCGACGAGCTTCACGGGGACCCTGTCGGAGCGTCACGGCGAAGCCGTGGAGCGCGTTCCCACGCCGCACCGGCTCGTCGACTGGCTGGCCGTGAGCGGCCTCGCCGTGGACTCCTGCACCGCCGCCCAGCTCGAACTCGCCCGGGAACTGCGGGAGGCGATCCACGCCGCCGCGACCGCGGCCGCGACCCGGGACGCCCTCCCCGCGTCCGCGGTCCGGGTCATCAACGACCGCAGCGCCGGGGGCCGGGCCGCGGCCGTCCTGACCCCCGAGGGCACGCGGCGCTGGCAGCTCGGCTCGGCTTCCCGCGTGGAAGACGCCCTCGGCGTGATCGCCGCCGACGCGATCAGCGTCATCGCCGGCGAACGGGACGGAAAACTGGCCTTGTGCGCCTCGCCGACCTGCCGGGCCGCGTTCTTCGACACCAGCCAAAGCCGCACCCGCAGATGGTGCGACATGAACACCTGCGGGAATCGTCAGAAGAAAGCGCGCTTCTTGGCCAACCAGCGCAAGAAAACCGGCTCCCCCCAATAG
- a CDS encoding LysE family translocator — MTWSTYAGFAAMMALLAMMPGPDTMVVLKNALTGGARGGGWACAGITVANFLQGTAAALGLGAVITRYQPVFVTVKWLGAAYLVYLGVQALRGAWRGDYEALDDVRRARASRSRRFREGFLSNITNPKVIVLYLSVLPQFLTPGSGFGDSLLLAYTVAALGVVWQVLLLLFVHRVRGWLQRRKVRRAMDGVTGTALLGFGAALALEG; from the coding sequence ATGACGTGGAGCACCTACGCCGGGTTCGCGGCGATGATGGCGTTGCTGGCGATGATGCCGGGCCCGGACACGATGGTGGTGCTGAAGAACGCGCTCACCGGCGGCGCGCGCGGCGGCGGCTGGGCGTGCGCCGGCATCACCGTCGCGAATTTCCTGCAGGGCACGGCGGCCGCGCTCGGGCTGGGCGCGGTGATCACCCGCTACCAGCCGGTGTTCGTGACGGTGAAGTGGCTCGGCGCGGCGTACCTGGTGTACCTGGGCGTCCAGGCCCTGCGCGGCGCCTGGCGAGGTGACTACGAGGCGCTGGACGACGTCCGCCGCGCCCGCGCCTCCCGGAGCCGGCGGTTCCGCGAAGGGTTCCTGTCCAACATCACCAACCCCAAGGTGATCGTGCTGTACCTGTCGGTGCTGCCGCAGTTCCTGACGCCCGGGTCGGGTTTCGGGGACTCGCTGCTGCTGGCGTACACGGTCGCGGCGCTGGGCGTGGTGTGGCAGGTGCTGCTGCTGTTGTTCGTGCACCGGGTCCGCGGATGGTTGCAGCGCCGGAAGGTGCGCCGCGCGATGGACGGCGTGACGGGGACGGCCTTGCTCGGCTTCGGCGCGGCCTTGGCCCTCGAAGGCTGA
- a CDS encoding TetR/AcrR family transcriptional regulator, producing MARTPTGAAVLQPEVTQAITDAVLHELAEQGYGRLSMEAVAKRAGVGKSALYRRWTSKHEMITAVVAEFSVSRAVLEDTGSLRGDLRVTLQAMIDWLTHPVFSRILPDLVAEGARNPEMAESARTSIGGPRRDRAEVMLRRAMDRGELPADLDVEMAMDVLGAPIYWRMVVRRAPVEPDYLDRLVEYVLRALGAREV from the coding sequence ATGGCACGCACTCCGACCGGCGCCGCGGTCCTCCAGCCCGAAGTCACCCAGGCCATCACGGACGCGGTGCTGCACGAGCTCGCCGAGCAGGGCTACGGGCGGCTGTCGATGGAAGCGGTGGCCAAGCGCGCCGGCGTCGGCAAGAGCGCGCTGTACCGGCGGTGGACGTCAAAGCACGAGATGATCACCGCGGTGGTCGCGGAGTTCAGCGTGTCGCGCGCGGTGCTCGAAGACACCGGCTCACTGCGCGGCGACCTGCGGGTGACGCTGCAAGCGATGATCGACTGGCTGACGCACCCGGTGTTCTCGCGGATCCTGCCGGACCTCGTCGCCGAGGGCGCGCGGAACCCGGAGATGGCCGAAAGCGCGCGCACGAGCATCGGCGGCCCGCGGCGCGACCGCGCGGAGGTGATGCTGCGCCGCGCGATGGACCGCGGCGAGCTGCCGGCGGACCTCGACGTCGAGATGGCGATGGACGTCCTGGGCGCGCCGATCTACTGGCGCATGGTGGTCCGCCGGGCCCCGGTGGAGCCGGACTACCTGGACCGGCTGGTGGAGTACGTCCTGCGCGCGCTGGGCGCCCGCGAGGTCTGA